One window of the Etheostoma spectabile isolate EspeVRDwgs_2016 chromosome 16, UIUC_Espe_1.0, whole genome shotgun sequence genome contains the following:
- the aif1l gene encoding allograft inflammatory factor 1-like: MPSNVQGGKTFGLLKEQQRSKLEEINKEYLEDQKYRDEDDLADKLEGLKNKYAEFDLNDQGEIDLMGLKRMMEKLGVPKTHLELKKMIVEVTGGSSNTINYRDFVKMMLGKRSAVLKLVLVFEDKANGTPCKPDGPPPKRDIASLP, encoded by the exons ATGCCTTCAAATGTACAAG gaGGAAAAACCTTTGGACTGTTAAAGGAGCAGCAAAGGTCAAAATTGGAAGAAATAAACAAG GAATACCTGGAAGACCAGAAATACAGGGATGAAGACGACCTGGCTGACAAATTGGAAGGTCTCAAAA ataaATATGCTGAGTTTGACCTGAATGACCAAGGAGAAATAG ATCTCATGGGTCTGAAGCGGATGATGGAGAAGCTGGGGGTGCCCAAGACCCACTTGGAGTTAAAGAAAATGATTGTTGAGGTGACGGGCGGCAGCAGCAACACCATCAACTACAGGGACTTTGTCAAGATGATGCTGGGCAAGCGTTCAGCTGTGCTCAAACT AGTCTTGGTATTTGAGGACAAAGCCAACGGCACTCCCTGCAAACCAGACGGACCCCCTCCAAAGCGGGACATTGCTAGCCTGCCTTAA